The Capsicum annuum cultivar UCD-10X-F1 unplaced genomic scaffold, UCD10Xv1.1 ctg999, whole genome shotgun sequence genome includes a region encoding these proteins:
- the LOC124895842 gene encoding LOW QUALITY PROTEIN: UDP-glycosyltransferase 71E1-like (The sequence of the model RefSeq protein was modified relative to this genomic sequence to represent the inferred CDS: inserted 1 base in 1 codon; deleted 1 base in 1 codon) — MSEIKKAELVIIPSPGMGHLVPAIEMAKLLITRDDQLSVTVLIMNMNLDSNLNPYIQSLSSNANCTSSKLKFILLPRDESTLQLLNSKTFFSGFIDSHKPQVRQVVAQIQQTATLSGFVVDMMCTTMIDVANEFGVPTYVFYTTSAAVLGLHFHMQSLRDDFNTDVTNYKDDPESELSVPSYLNPFPAKCLPFILLDKEGGSTMFLDISKRYRETRGILVNTLQELETHAMKSLSLDEKIPPVNPVGPVLNLNSCVGNKEESSRGEIIKWLDTQTPSSVVFLCFGSSGSFNKEQVKEIAQALEGSGVRFLWSLRKPPPKDSWYPSDYENPEDALPEGFLERTKRIGKVIGWAPQSVILSHPSVGGFVSHCGWNSVLESIWFGVPMATWPMYSELQANAFQLVKDLGMAVDIKMDYNIRGSNTYVIKAEDIEKAIRQLMDPENEIRTKVKDMKEKSRLALEEGGSSYTSXGRFIEQVMGNI; from the exons ATGAGTGAAATCAAGAAGGCAGAGTTGGTCATCATACCATCTCCTGGAATGGGTCATCTGGTACCCGCAATAGAGATGGCAAAGCTCCTTATAACGAGAGATGATCAGCTCTCCGTTACTGTCCTTATCATGAACATGAACCTAGACTCCAATCTCAATCCTTACATCCAATCACTTTCCTCAAATGCTAATTGCACCTCATCAAAATTGAAATTTATACTTCTCCCTCGAGATGAATCCACTTTGCAACTCCTCAACAGCAAAACATTCTTTTCTGGATTTATTGATAGCCATAAGCCTCAGGTTAGACAGGTTGTGGCTCAAATTCAGCAAACAGCTACACTATCGGGATTTGTGGTAGACATGATGTGTACCACAATGATAGATGTGGCTAATGAATTTGGTGTCCCGACTTATGTTTTCTACACGACTAGTGCAGCTGTGCTTGGCCTCCACTTTCATATGCAGAGCCTAAGGGATGATTTTAACACGGATGTTACCAATTACAAGGATGACCCTGAATCAGAACTCTCTGTACCTTCATATTTAAATCCATTTCCAGCGAAATGTTTGCCGTTCATACTCTTGGACAAGGAAGGTGGTTCCACTATGTTCCTTGATATTTCCAAAAGATATCGAGAAACCAGAGGAATCTTGGTGAACACCTTGCAGGAGTTGGAAACTCATGCCATGAAATCGCTCTCTCTGGACGAGAAAATCCCACCCGTTAATCCAGTAGGACCAGTGCTGAATCTCAATAGTTGCGTCGGCAATAAGGAAGAGTCATCTCGAGGGGAAATTATCAAATGGTTAGATACACAAACTCCATCCTCTGTAGTGTTCCTCTGCTTTGGAAGCTCGGGAAGTTTCAATAAAGAGCAAGTGAAGGAAATTGCGCAGGCTCTAGAGGGCAGC GGTGTCAGGTTCTTGTGGTCTCTAAGAAAGCCACCACCTAAAGATTCATGGTATCCAAGTGACTATGAGAACCCGGAAGATGCCTTGCCGGAGGGGTTTCTGGAAAGGACGAAACGGATTGGAAAGGTGATAGGATGGGCACCCCAATCTGTAATCTTGTCTCATCCATCCGTGGGTGGATTTGTGTCGCACTGTGGTTGGAATTCAGTATTGGAGAGTATCTGGTTCGGAGTGCCAATGGCAACTTGGCCAATGTATTCGGAGCTGCAAGCAAATGCGTTTCAATTAGTGAAGGATTTGGGTATGGCAGTGGATATTAAGATGGATTATAATATCAGGGGAAGTAACACATACGTTATAAAAGCGGAGGACATAGAGAAAGCAATAAGGCAGTTGATGGATCCTGAAAATGAAATAAGGACGAAGGTGAAAGACATGAAGGAGAAGAGCAGATTGGCTCTAGAGGAAGGTGGCTCATCCTACACTT GTGGACGTTTTATTGAGCAGGTTATGGGCAACATCTAA